The following is a genomic window from Lycorma delicatula isolate Av1 chromosome 6, ASM4794821v1, whole genome shotgun sequence.
caaatatCAAATCTGAATTTTATATCACTGAGATATAAAAGAtttcctaaattatttattactttccacAATATTTGTAAGTTATTAGTACTGAAAAGATTATTCAAAAAAACTTACTTTCGCTATTTCCTATCATCTATTTACCCTTATTTCTTAATTACCAACATTTATCCCAGTTCTCAGCTGATTTAACCCTTTTGAATAGTCAGAGTGCATCataaaaggtctgtaaataaagtaatcagactggttcagaaaaaatgtttatttacaatccaattattcATGGActttatcacctttgaaatagttcccttgggaagccacgcaacacttCAAATAGTTTTCCCACTCTTAATAGCAGTATTGGAACTCAGAaatcggaatatccttcagatggtcgattaaatttttttttctactgttacaaaatggtgtcctttgaagtgtatttttaaagttgggaacaggaaaataTTGCAGGAACTCAAGTCATGTTATTAAGGTgtttgaggaactacaggaatgtttttctttgccaaaaactcattaattgagagtgtagTATGACAAGATGCATTGCCATGATGCAGCATCATGAATCAAATCAGAACCATGCTAATttatttcttcgatagtaatggcattgtccataaggaatttttgcctacaggacagataattcaatatgtttaccaagaaattcttgaaagactgtggaaaagaattgcccgcgtgagaccagccatcaaagacaactgaatgctgcatcatgacaatgcatgaTCCAATCAGTTTAGACAGCTCAGCTCTAGAAGAACTCTCACATAACCCAGTCATGTTTGTATTAGATTACccatcattaatatatattcataatttgctgctatactacttaaaaattcaaagattatACTAATAAAGCAAATCTTTGGTGGTCTGTAAACTCCACAAAGAagtagctttttttatattttacagtctttaaataaataaattcagattttttgttataattagtaGGAGACATATTTATTACTGTTGCCTTATGCCTATTAGGACGCAACTGAATTTCAGAGGCTCTATCATGCACTActctaaaaaatgttcatttaaaaaatttcttactatCTGAACCTAATGAGCTGGATCTCATCTTGTTTTAAAATGGCAGTTAATTCCATATCAATTGATTGGATCTGaggaataaaatgattttcaagtATACTAAGATATGAAATATTAACACCTCCTTCAAAAAAGTGTTGTTAACACTTCCTTTAAAAGTAGTACTACCAGATATCACTGCCCAGATCATTTATCTGGTAAGTGGTCTGTAATTTCCTCATAAAAATGGCAATTTTCTTTACACCAAAAATACATGTTCCAAGATTTACTTCTTAGGTGAATAGCACACTTGTTGGAAAAGAAAATTGGTTTCTGTGATTGAAAACTGGGAAAACACCTCAGAAAAAAGCTTTGCCAAAAATTTCCCTTAAAGCCATGCCCCAGTTGGCAAAGTCATTAACATAAGTAGGCATAAAGGAATTAAATCAaagatcttttttcattattttctgtgtTGACGACCTTTCCCTGCATAAATTATAATCTTCACTAaccacaagaaaattaaataacttctaaCAAACCTGAGGCtttgttaagtaaattatatcaacCGATTAATCTTTACAATTATCTGATGGTATACATATCGCCAACCTGAATATTATGAAAAGGGACTTTGTGGTGActagaaatcaaaattttaaaaagaactaaacttttaaaatcaatattattataatttttttaaatagtattcatgCATGTACAgataaaactgtattaataacagttacaaagttttcataaaatttgaacaCAGTGGTAAAAGTGTTGTTAgccaaagaaaattaataacaaaactaacAGGTTTGAAAAATACTCAATAGTTGTATTGTAGATCTGGTGGTTAGAAATTTTCATCAGGATAtacaattttagtgaaaaatgttaatgatattaatttagtaaaatacatatttatatagagaAAATGTGTTAGCTTGTTAGCTGCTACAgttaaatatgtatttgaaaaaaaaagaaatccatgAATTATGACTACGTCCCATTATCCTCATTTGAACTGATCAGTATCAACATTATTTGCTTatctaaaatgttattaataaaaattgtaattaagatttatttctaatcttgatatttaaattattttttttaatctgtactgatgaaaaaaatgtatatatatatataatatgtataaaatgtaatatagtaataaataatattttttcagcttccgcaaagtacagaattagagcaCACCTTTACTTTTTGTGTTCATCAAAACATTCTTGGGCCCAAGCCCATcatcagtgatattttttatttaattaattcttctttgtttacattttattttgtaaaaattgtttgttaataaaatttaaaacattttacaaattttggaacaaatattataatattttagtcaataatatatgtggaggctgaaaaaatattattatattatatatagttatttaatgtaCAGAGGAAAAAATGGACTACAtagaatttaatctaaataaattaatatatatatatgtgtgtgtgtgtgtgtgcgcacacacaTGTATTTCTAAGAGGacacattaaaacatttaatatttgccaaaattttcaatattgtaaaaaCTGGAGTTTGACAtgggaaaaaactaaaatttggaAGGTCACAATTAAATAGAAACTTTCCAGTAAAAGaacaatatgttaaaattttcatacatttgtaTGCAGGTAGAAATATAAACACTTAACCTGCTGTCAAAACTGAAACAGTCACCTTACAAAAGTTTGTCGTCCTTCATCATAAAAATGGGGCCTAATAGGCAATACacctttcatttttttagttttcagtccaacaattgtttttaataatattttgcaattaataacactgatcaacatgatttttgtctcacaagtaccaataggtgtacttaatgcagcgTTTCAACctgtttttgaaaatgtattcggaatttctccatcattcacagttttttattattttaattttttttaatattttaaaacgttttttcattcatttgtccattgtcaagtaaatgCTACTAGagtattgtaaatatgatgggaccaaatgagctaactcaaaaggtagcattgctactgttgtgcagatTCAGACATGATCTAATGTAGCACtcattcatcagaacaatgccagttgtAAGATAGTAGTGTACCAGTAAACACAACATTGAgtgtgctttgtgtgtctgaattgttgtgtattacatatttacaactttatttcttttaattgttagttACAAATGCCTAGAATTTGTTTAAACAAttctaacgatttttttttttgtttatggtgCAGTGACACTAAAGTCCCAAAGGCAAAGCCTTACTCAATTAGTAAAAAAGTgctataaactttattttgggtaTAAAGCTGGGGAAAGaagggcctgggccccacatatctgttgtttatcgtgttctaggcttctcattgcatggaaaaatggcacatgccaCATGGCAAATCACATGCTATGCCTATAACTTGGAGGAAACCCAAAGATCAATGTTcggactgttatttctgcttaaaaaaCAAAGGGAttatatcaaaatcaaaacatacagtggtgtaccctaatttgcaatctgcaatgagaccagttccacactgcgaagaattgcccataccaaaccCTCCAGAATATGTGActttagatgaagagagctcagagtctgatggaagtaaggaagaaaaagagacaagattctggtgatacaacctttgaacaaagcagttcatctgagcctcatttactgaatcaagaaaatcttaatgacctcatacgagatttaaagttatccaaaaatcagtctgaaatgcttgctgcccggctaaaaggatggaatcttcttcaaaagaaaacaaagataCATATCTTTGTACGATAAGTACATACTTattgtaatcgtcattctgaatttaaagacaatttttctgaagaaaatcgcttagtattttataatgacatttcttctttatggagacactttgtaaaaaacataatccaacagaatggtgcttgatcattgattcttctaaagttagtttaaaagctgtgctgcATAATGGCCATAAATTCCCaacagtacctgtggctcactctgctagtatgaaagaaacatatgaaaactttaaatttatattggaaaagcttcaatatgcaatgtatgaatggaatatttgtggtgatttgaaagtaactgtacttattcttggtctgcagcttgattacacaaagtactgttgtttttttgtgtgaatgggtaGTAGGGACGGAAAAAACCATTTCATCAGAAAAGAATagcctaaacgcgaatcactcattcctgaacagaaaaatgttaaacattaccCATTGTGTAAACCTAAAAACGTGTACCTACCTCTGttcatatcaaactaggattaatgaagaatttcgtcattTGTGGATTATTTCATGTACTAAAAACAGAAGTtccctaaaattagtgatgcaaaaattaaagaagtaatatttgtgggtccacaaatatgatcactaatgcatgaagaagagtttgaggaactattgaatccactggagaaagcagcttggcaagcattcaaaagtGTTATTCAGAGTTTTTTTGGGGAATTGTAAGGtggaaaattactgtgatatcGTCAaggatcttataaaaatttgggttgtaatatgtccttaaaagtacatcTCCTTAACATGCACTTAGATTTCTTCCACTGTGCCAAGATTTGGCATAGTGAGCGACGAGCACAGAGAagactttcatcaggagatttcagctatcgaaaagaggtatcaaggcaaatggaatcctaatatgctgacCGATTATTGTTGAACCATCAAGAGGGAAGCTCCACAAGCAAAATATAGCAGAAAgttgtcatttcttactttctaggtgagtcaaatgtttgaatattgtgtagaatgcagaaagtattaaaatgtttgaaattataaaatgccAGTCTCTCAGGTCTCATATCCCATCACGCAAAGTCTCTCAACTTGCGTGATGGAAAAAAACGTTATCACATTTGAATTCATGAGAAAAAATACTAACAGTCAGCATATTTTTTTtcctgagagaaaaaaaattcttttttgtttcccaatgtaatttattatttaattaattttttaatttaattattccttttttctatattttttgtagtaaaaacattttataaagtagtattaattaacattaacatttaaaataaaattgaatgaattagttttttatgtattGAGCTACActatttgtaatttgttataaactatgatataaaaaaatacatttttattttaaaatgttgtatacCCTACGCTTCTGCTCAGATTACAGGATAATAGTAGATATTAATTACTTAGAAGCACATTTCTTGTTCAGTTTCAATAAAATGAGATTGGTTCTTAACAGTCATTTTATAAGtaagaattgaaaaacattttaaagataagTCCCAAGGAATGATATCATGTAGTGcagttataattaattcattttattagatTGGGTAAGATCTGTTTGGGATATTTTCACTTCCTAAAGAATGGAGTTTGTGAGTAAGGAGAAATGAGATGATAGGACATATTTCAACTCAGTTTTAtcggattttttttatctatgtataaatatacagCTGACTTTTAtaccaaagtaaaataaaaaaaatctcataaaaaaataaccaaatttatattttaactaaatgtttGTGAatggtattataattaaaataactatgacTTGATATTATAGTTTGCCAGTATATTAATTATACTggctataattaattatattaattatatttgtatattattatcgCCAGTTAATCACAAAGGTATACTTTTAGATTTTAGGAGGCCAACATTACTTAATAACTACTTCAGTCactagtttattttttgtgttatccaaaataagaaacaaaagttTCTATTCCACCAAGTCCCAACAAAAAAACTCACTATCTCACCAGCTGTAGAATGTACTAATGCAATTTAAGATAGCTGTTATAATTTACATGGTACTTACGTAAGGATGAGAATTGATCCACAGATAGGTTGTCTTTGATTAGGACAGTTTACTGTCTTGTCTATGATTGTAAAGTGGGTAGATTCATTGCTGATCGGCTATTTTATGATGCTGCAGAGTTTGGATTCTAATATAgttaaatgtattacttttaattagaatGGAATGTCCATCTTGTAAGTGCTCTTTGGTGGCTAGGACTCATTTATAGTACTGCTGAAAGACAgtacatctaaaaataaaataaacttgcacaacaaattataaatatttattgatacttATTTGTTAATGGTATTTTCTTCATCTTAATTTCAGTTCAAgctatttatatcaatttaaccTTAATTCAATACATATTAATTACAGCACTTATTTATTAAggtctatatttttataatacatatacacattgtaCAGATAATGTTACATAAAGGtatgttacttttatacagttCTGAGTACTAGACAGTAGacaccagtgtactttggtggttgcgATGCATTTAACTATACAGCTTAGATATGGTTTCCTGAGTCCGTTCAAGAcaacaattcatttacattacatatatataattacacattaggaatagaataaaaaatatatgagttaaaattaattaagctaaTAAAGTACTGTTAAGAAATGAGAGGAGTTATTCACTATTCAACAGTTggtatgtatacatatatctGTTTATTGGATAATTATGAAAAgaatcctaaaataaataattaataataaatattcataatataattattagtatattacataataaagtaaACAGATTATTGCAAatgagtttttttatgtttaagtatATCGATTGGTGtgaaataaaattcctttttacaTTCAGGGCAACTATATAATCCTGAAttaggtttcttttttaaatgttcctcaataatttcttctttattttctttaggtTCACATCTATATAAATGTTGCAATCTTTCTAGACTTGATAATGCAGCAACCATGTCACAATGAGGGCATTGccaattttcaaatgtaaaatcattatcacttaaacaattataaacaagATATGGAGATAGTTGTAATCCACCAATTACATtatctttaatgattttaaaatatggtaTGATGGGATTTATTTCTTCCACTACAAAATCTTCATCATTCTCTACTGATGGACCTATATAGATTGTTTTTAAATCAGCAGGTAACAAACGCTTAATAGAATAAACaatttcacaattcattaaaactACAAGACCATCAGATAAAGTTTGTTcaattttataacaatctttttcttctaattttaactttaataattccTGCCATAAAGAGCgtaatttagttactttaattattaacctttcactTGCTTCCCCTAACGCAAAATTTAATTGTAACCAtgaatcaaaaacaatttttgtaaaattactattGGTATGAATCTGtctagaaaacaataataaagtttgTGCTGCTGGCATCCTTAATGTATTTACAAGGTACGGTTTAGTAGTTTCTAATAAAGAcatgtaacataaaatttgatgtttcgaagataaaggatttttatttgaaaatccagATGTTGCAGTATCAATATCAGATTCTTGCAGTTGTAAAACTTGCGAATGATTGCCAAAAAAACTCATCGGATGTAGCCATATAAATGGTTTATCTCTGGTATGATATAATTGATCATTAACACCTTTACAGTGGTTAAACTCATCTGATATTGCTATTTGTGGATATAATCcactacataatataatttttatcatgattAAATCACGGTAACTACAGGCTGTAGAACCACTAACTAAATTTTGAACTTTAGAACTGTCATGTGCTAATCTAAAATCAATATCTCTAATATCAATGCCTTGATTATCTCCACATTCATTATCATTATCGGGGGATATTAATTGATATGAATCTGGTTTAAGGACTTTCGGTTTATTAGGATTTGACTGCTGATATGTACGTTTCatagcttttaataattttacttcaccATATCTTAATGATCTTTCACTACTAGTTAATCCTTCATTACTTCCGGATGGAGTTTCCTCATTAAGTTTCAACAAGCCacaatcttttaataaatctttaaattgagCTCTTATCTTTGTCATTTCATAAAATCTTTGTTCTTCTAAACCACGTCTTTTACACCATTGTCttgaagtaatattattttgcatACTACCACtggatttactttttatttccaaCCACTCACGGAATGCATTAAGTAATGTTATAGGATCACCATGATCTGATTCTAGTTCTTTTCGTGATGTCTCACATTCGGGATCTCTGAATGCACGATTAGTAAATGGTGTCTGTACAGATAACACAGAAGCAAGTGAAAGAATGGTTTCTAGTTGATGAAACATTGTTGCTGTTATTAACATTTTACCAAGAGGTAAATCGACTGGTAATTTTGATAACATTTGACCCAATATCGTAACTTTTTCATCTTCTGTTAATGCACCATATTGTTTTAATGACAGTATTGCAGTTTCAATTGATTCTGGTACTGGAGGTTCAATAAAAGGGAATTTTCTTGCATTTGGTAACCCCATTGCAATCATCTGTAATAGTAAAGAATCAAGTGGCACTCGCTGTATTTCTGGTGTTGTATATTCTGACATAGCATTATAGTCTTCCTCAGAATATAAACGATAACAAACACCTGGGCCAGTACGACCAGCTCGTCCTTTCCTTTGTTCAGCACTGGCTCTACTTACAGTGAACTCTTTTAACCTTTGCATTTTACAAACTGGATCATAActcatttcttttactttaccAGAATCAATGACAAATCTAATACCATCTATTGTTATTGATGTT
Proteins encoded in this region:
- the LOC142326701 gene encoding putative ATP-dependent RNA helicase DHX34 encodes the protein MKDVCWSKVALNDCRQFSKNDLENFTNIILLYLDFKQKEKFSKLKKLQQFQADLPIAQYENDIIKAVNKERVVIIAGDTGCGKSTQVPQYLLKANYNKIVCTQPRRIACISLCKRVSYETLNEYSTNVGYQIRFEKNRNQQTKIIFITEGLLLRQLSGGDSFPDYEVIVLDEVHERHLYGDFLLGIIKCLLYQKPNLKLILMSATINIKLFSDFFGDLAQVIQVPGRLHPIKLHYKPITVEEKTQTTKSERLNPEPYIQIMQLIDSKYPRMERGDLLIFLSGMTEITTVVEAAQQYNEKAQTWIILSLHSSLSLTEQDKVFNYAPEGMRKCIVSTNIAETSITIDGIRFVIDSGKVKEMSYDPVCKMQRLKEFTVSRASAEQRKGRAGRTGPGVCYRLYSEEDYNAMSEYTTPEIQRVPLDSLLLQMIAMGLPNARKFPFIEPPVPESIETAILSLKQYGALTEDEKVTILGQMLSKLPVDLPLGKMLITATMFHQLETILSLASVLSVQTPFTNRAFRDPECETSRKELESDHGDPITLLNAFREWLEIKSKSSGSMQNNITSRQWCKRRGLEEQRFYEMTKIRAQFKDLLKDCGLLKLNEETPSGSNEGLTSSERSLRYGEVKLLKAMKRTYQQSNPNKPKVLKPDSYQLISPDNDNECGDNQGIDIRDIDFRLAHDSSKVQNLVSGSTACSYRDLIMIKIILCSGLYPQIAISDEFNHCKGVNDQLYHTRDKPFIWLHPMSFFGNHSQVLQLQESDIDTATSGFSNKNPLSSKHQILCYMSLLETTKPYLVNTLRMPAAQTLLLFSRQIHTNSNFTKIVFDSWLQLNFALGEASERLIIKVTKLRSLWQELLKLKLEEKDCYKIEQTLSDGLVVLMNCEIVYSIKRLLPADLKTIYIGPSVENDEDFVVEEINPIIPYFKIIKDNVIGGLQLSPYLVYNCLSDNDFTFENWQCPHCDMVAALSSLERLQHLYRCEPKENKEEIIEEHLKKKPNSGLYSCPECKKEFYFTPIDILKHKKTHLQ